In Ovis aries strain OAR_USU_Benz2616 breed Rambouillet chromosome 13, ARS-UI_Ramb_v3.0, whole genome shotgun sequence, the following are encoded in one genomic region:
- the DNAJC5 gene encoding dnaJ homolog subfamily C member 5 isoform X2, whose translation MVWVCRKLALKYHPDKNPDNPEAADKFKEINNAHAILTDATKRNIYDKYGSLGLYVAEQFGEENVNTYFVLSSWWAKALFIFCGLLTCCYCCCCLCCCFNCCCGKCKPKAPEGEETEFYVSPEDLEAQLQSDEREAADTPIVIQPASATETTQLTADSHPSYHTDGFN comes from the exons ATGGTTTGGGTTTGCAGGAAGCTGGCCTTGAAATACCACCCTGACAAGAACCCTGATAACCCGGAGGCTGCGGACAAGTTTAAGGAGATCAACAACGCCCACGCCATCTTGACGGACGCCACGAAAAGAAACATCTACGACAAGTACGGCTCACTGGGGCTCTACGTGGCCGAGCAGTTCGGGGAGGAGAACGTGAACACCTACTTTGTGCTCTCCAGCTGGTGGGCCAAG GCCCTGTTCATCTTCTGCGGGCTCCtcacctgctgctactgctgctgctgcctctgctgctgcttcaaCTGCTGCTGTGGCAAGTGCAAGCCCAAGGCGCCAGAGGGGGAAGAGACCGAGTTCTATGTGTCCCCCGAGGACCTGGAGGCGCAGCTGCAGTCCGACGAGAGGG AGGCCGCAGACACGCCAATCGTCATCCAGCCGGCGTCTGCCACGGAGACCACCCAGCTCACGGCTGACTCCCACCCCAGCTACCACACCGACGGGTTCAACTAA